Proteins encoded in a region of the Acidobacteriota bacterium genome:
- a CDS encoding ABC transporter permease: MLKELRHAARSLVRVRGLALTVMLTLALGIGANAAIFTVVEGVLLRPLANRDEDRLIYIRQSAPGIKVENANFSVPELRDLQASVKSVAAFGDFSTLEFTLLGLGDPRVVRAGVVGGSYFGVMGLRPVVGRLIGPSDDGPNAAGVVVLTHRFWTSVLKADEAVIGKTVRLGDRAATIVGVLEPSVPYPSETEIMANVVTSPHHLDATMVDGRVHRMTELFGRLVPGVEPETAIAELRTAHSAMMASHKEAYPEQDRFEISGVRLRDQITAPARTVLLVLLAASALIFIIACSNVANLILARSVRREGELAIRAALGASRAALRRTLLAESLLLCGGGAVLGIALARPMVDVLARYASRFSVRALDLTVNTSMLWVGVGLAMAAAVLLAFVPRLPSADATNGLGLSSSSLRLTTGTNRRLRVFAVTQIAASFVLLAGAGALVTALIALQNAPTGYNLSSVLALHVPVSFDRPPEEARAFYREVMRRVGELSGVERVAVGTAVPWRDAGVFGPGFQFKVEGYTRANGEEDSRARFRTVSPGFFAALGVPLVAGRDFTAADRADTAPVVIISESIAKRMFGSRDVLDRNLMWTDPVVEFVGISTAGRRIVGIAADVDDENVVPGPAMTVYHPFEQEIGGGRLFVHAKGDPYALVAPITSIIQGLKPEQPVERAATLEDVRAEVLAPDRLNALMFGGFAGVALMIAVVGVAGVLAFSVSARTREFGVRLAIGSSPRHLLMGVLRQGAVIAGIGIVAGVVGGLILVQVVGAVVPEVHIPGALPIAGAAILLAGAAVLASVVPAARAARVDVMEALRSE, translated from the coding sequence ATGCTCAAAGAACTTCGTCACGCCGCGCGGTCGCTCGTCCGCGTCAGGGGCCTCGCCCTCACCGTCATGCTCACGCTGGCGCTGGGCATCGGCGCCAATGCGGCCATCTTCACGGTGGTGGAAGGCGTTCTGCTGCGCCCCCTGGCGAACCGGGATGAAGATCGGCTGATCTACATCCGGCAGAGCGCTCCCGGTATCAAGGTGGAGAACGCGAACTTCTCTGTGCCGGAGCTGCGGGACCTTCAGGCCAGCGTGAAGAGTGTGGCGGCCTTCGGCGACTTTTCGACGCTGGAGTTCACGCTGCTGGGCCTTGGTGATCCGCGCGTGGTACGCGCCGGCGTCGTGGGCGGATCGTATTTCGGCGTGATGGGCCTGCGCCCGGTGGTCGGCCGTCTGATTGGTCCGTCCGACGACGGCCCGAACGCCGCAGGAGTGGTGGTGCTGACGCACCGGTTCTGGACCAGCGTCCTGAAGGCCGACGAGGCGGTGATCGGCAAGACCGTCCGCCTCGGCGACCGCGCGGCCACCATCGTCGGCGTCCTGGAACCGTCTGTGCCGTATCCGTCCGAGACGGAGATCATGGCCAACGTGGTGACGAGTCCGCATCACCTGGACGCCACCATGGTGGACGGACGAGTGCACCGGATGACCGAGTTGTTTGGCCGTCTCGTGCCAGGCGTTGAGCCCGAGACCGCGATCGCGGAGTTGCGGACGGCGCACTCGGCCATGATGGCAAGTCACAAAGAGGCATATCCGGAGCAGGATCGGTTCGAGATCAGCGGCGTCCGGCTCCGCGATCAGATCACGGCGCCCGCGCGCACCGTCCTGCTGGTGTTGCTGGCCGCGTCCGCGCTCATCTTCATCATCGCGTGTTCGAACGTGGCGAACCTGATCCTGGCGCGCTCGGTTCGCCGTGAAGGCGAACTCGCCATCCGCGCCGCGTTGGGCGCCAGCCGAGCCGCGCTGCGACGGACACTGCTCGCCGAGAGCCTGCTGCTGTGCGGAGGAGGCGCGGTGCTGGGCATTGCGCTCGCGCGGCCGATGGTGGACGTGCTGGCGCGCTACGCGTCGCGCTTCTCAGTGCGCGCACTCGACCTGACCGTGAACACCAGCATGTTGTGGGTGGGCGTGGGTCTGGCCATGGCCGCCGCCGTGCTCCTCGCGTTTGTGCCGCGCCTGCCTTCGGCCGACGCCACCAACGGCCTCGGACTTTCCAGCAGCAGCCTCCGCCTCACCACCGGCACCAACCGGCGCTTGCGCGTGTTCGCTGTGACGCAGATTGCCGCGTCCTTCGTGCTGCTTGCCGGCGCCGGTGCGCTCGTGACCGCGCTCATCGCGTTGCAGAATGCGCCAACCGGTTACAACTTGAGCAGCGTCCTGGCGCTGCACGTGCCCGTGTCATTCGATCGCCCGCCCGAGGAGGCCCGCGCGTTTTATCGCGAGGTGATGCGGCGTGTTGGGGAATTGTCTGGCGTGGAGCGGGTGGCCGTCGGCACCGCGGTGCCGTGGCGTGATGCCGGCGTCTTCGGCCCCGGCTTCCAGTTCAAGGTGGAGGGGTACACGAGGGCCAACGGCGAAGAGGACTCGCGTGCGCGCTTCCGCACGGTGTCCCCAGGATTTTTTGCCGCCCTCGGCGTCCCGCTTGTCGCCGGCCGCGATTTCACGGCCGCCGATCGCGCCGACACGGCGCCGGTCGTGATCATCAGCGAGAGCATCGCGAAACGGATGTTCGGGTCACGCGACGTACTTGATCGCAACCTCATGTGGACCGATCCCGTGGTGGAGTTTGTCGGCATCTCCACGGCCGGACGCCGCATCGTCGGCATCGCAGCGGATGTGGACGATGAGAATGTGGTGCCGGGACCAGCGATGACGGTGTATCACCCGTTCGAGCAGGAGATTGGCGGCGGGCGGTTGTTCGTGCACGCCAAGGGAGATCCCTATGCGCTGGTGGCTCCGATCACAAGCATCATCCAGGGCCTGAAGCCGGAGCAGCCGGTGGAGCGCGCCGCCACGCTTGAAGACGTGCGTGCGGAGGTGCTGGCACCCGATCGCCTGAACGCGCTGATGTTCGGCGGCTTTGCCGGCGTGGCACTGATGATCGCCGTGGTGGGCGTGGCCGGTGTGCTCGCGTTTTCGGTGAGCGCGCGGACGCGTGAGTTCGGTGTGCGTCTGGCGATCGGTTCGTCGCCGCGTCACTTGCTGATGGGTGTGCTGCGGCAGGGCGCCGTGATCGCCGGCATTGGCATCGTGGCGGGCGTGGTGGGCGGTTTGATCCTTGTGCAGGTGGTGGGCGCCGTCGTTCCTGAGGTGCACATTCCAGGCGCGCTGCCCATCGCGGGCGCGGCGATTCTGCTGGCGGGTGCGGCCGTTCTGGCATCAGTAGTGCCGGCTGCGCGGGCCGCACGCGTGGACGTGATGGAGGCGCTGCGCTCGGAGTAG
- a CDS encoding FKBP-type peptidyl-prolyl cis-trans isomerase gives MYSQIDLQDGTGPMANSGQTATVNYTGWLYSEDAPEHKGAKFDSSVGRGPFSFKIGAGRVIRGWDQGVQGMKVGGVRRLVLPPEFAYGAAGAGGVIPPNATLVFDVELLGVA, from the coding sequence ATGTACTCACAAATTGATCTGCAGGACGGTACGGGCCCCATGGCCAACTCGGGCCAGACGGCGACGGTGAATTACACGGGCTGGCTGTATTCCGAGGATGCGCCCGAGCACAAAGGTGCGAAGTTTGATTCCTCCGTCGGGCGGGGGCCGTTTTCGTTCAAGATCGGCGCGGGCCGCGTGATCCGTGGATGGGACCAGGGCGTGCAGGGGATGAAAGTCGGCGGTGTGCGTCGGCTGGTGCTGCCTCCAGAGTTCGCCTATGGCGCGGCGGGAGCAGGCGGCGTCATCCCGCCGAACGCAACCCTGGTCTTCGATGTGGAACTACTTGGCGTGGCCTGA
- a CDS encoding YihY/virulence factor BrkB family protein has product MLDSVMVILRLFGVAARAWWDDDAPRLGASLAYFTLFAIAPILLVATAIAGAVFGQEAVRGEIVGQLDSLVGREGALAVQGLLEGASQRRAGAIASVIGSITFLVAATGAFLELQMALNTIWRVKVRAGVSVKAFLLDRLRSFGLVVAVGFLLLVSLAVTAALAALNEWISRLSPELPIVWTAIGLLVSLVVTTGLFALLFRFLPDVRLHWRDVSTGAFVTAVLFAVGQQLIGLYLGQSVMASAYGAAGSMMVLLLWVYYSCQILLFGAEFTRVYADWRGVKPKPEPFAEKDPHAIKGT; this is encoded by the coding sequence ATGCTGGACAGTGTGATGGTCATCCTGCGCCTGTTTGGCGTCGCCGCCCGCGCCTGGTGGGACGATGACGCGCCCCGGCTGGGCGCGTCGCTCGCGTATTTCACGCTGTTTGCGATCGCGCCGATCCTGCTGGTGGCGACGGCGATTGCCGGCGCCGTGTTCGGTCAGGAGGCGGTGCGCGGCGAAATTGTCGGCCAACTCGACTCGCTGGTCGGGCGCGAGGGCGCACTGGCCGTGCAGGGCCTGCTCGAGGGCGCCAGCCAACGGCGCGCCGGTGCCATTGCCAGTGTCATTGGCAGCATCACCTTCCTGGTTGCCGCGACGGGGGCGTTCCTCGAGTTGCAGATGGCGCTCAACACCATCTGGCGCGTGAAGGTGAGAGCCGGCGTCAGCGTCAAGGCGTTCCTGCTCGACCGGCTTCGATCGTTTGGGCTCGTGGTCGCCGTCGGCTTCCTGCTGCTGGTGTCGCTGGCGGTGACTGCGGCGCTGGCGGCGCTCAACGAGTGGATCTCCCGCCTGTCACCCGAACTCCCCATCGTCTGGACCGCCATCGGCCTGCTGGTGTCGCTCGTGGTCACGACCGGCTTGTTTGCCCTGTTGTTCCGGTTCCTGCCCGACGTCCGGCTGCATTGGCGGGACGTCAGCACGGGCGCGTTCGTGACGGCGGTGCTGTTTGCGGTGGGGCAGCAGTTGATCGGTTTATACCTCGGGCAGAGCGTGATGGCGTCGGCCTACGGAGCGGCCGGGTCAATGATGGTGCTGCTGTTGTGGGTCTACTACTCGTGCCAGATCCTGCTGTTCGGTGCGGAGTTCACGCGGGTCTACGCCGACTGGCGCGGGGTGAAGCCCAAGCCGGAGCCGTTCGCCGAGAAGGACCCTCACGCGATCAAGGGAACCTGA